One segment of Acidianus sp. HS-5 DNA contains the following:
- a CDS encoding MFS transporter, whose translation MNQKIILLVLSLGTLMAAVDTTIVLLALPTITLCLHTNLFSSIWVLLAYLIVLAVLSTQAGRIGDLIGRGKIYNAGFILFTTASALAGISPNVCLLISFRVIQAIGGALLTANSYAIIADVFPPNARGKAYGITSLGWNVGALLGIVLGGVLTTFLGWRFIFYINVPIGIASVILGLREIRDSRVIKNKLDLTGSAILGVSLALISVGAMMIAGVGVNSTDIEEIIAGIALLPLFVFNESRVHSPIINLKVFRIRLLSFSLLASLFQGIGALSITFLLIMYLQGVRGLTPLQSSLLLTPGYVVASVLAPFMGRVADRGKPGLLAGIGLIFIFASLMIYYFDLTPITPYCIILGITAVTGIGSAMFWPSNATAVMFSAPKEYYGSISGISRTLGSIGTALSYVMTITVATLVIPRQVAFEIFLGTNVLDGNVSNAFVNGLHFAFLVSAIIIVIATLFSILGGSTNVKRSY comes from the coding sequence ATGAACCAGAAAATTATACTTTTAGTATTATCATTAGGAACTTTAATGGCAGCAGTAGATACAACAATTGTACTTTTAGCTTTACCTACAATAACGCTCTGCCTTCATACGAACCTATTCTCATCAATATGGGTATTATTGGCTTACTTAATAGTCTTGGCAGTTCTATCTACACAAGCTGGGAGGATAGGAGATTTAATAGGCAGAGGAAAGATATACAATGCAGGATTTATACTGTTTACAACAGCCTCAGCATTAGCAGGTATTTCTCCTAACGTGTGTTTGCTAATTTCCTTCAGAGTAATTCAAGCAATTGGAGGAGCTCTACTTACTGCAAACTCATACGCAATAATTGCTGACGTCTTTCCTCCTAATGCTAGAGGGAAAGCTTACGGAATAACCTCCTTAGGTTGGAACGTTGGCGCATTACTTGGTATAGTGCTTGGAGGAGTGCTTACTACCTTCTTGGGTTGGAGGTTCATATTCTACATTAACGTACCTATAGGCATAGCGTCAGTAATTCTTGGCTTGAGAGAAATAAGGGACTCCCGTGTTATAAAGAATAAGCTTGACCTGACAGGTTCTGCAATTTTAGGTGTATCATTAGCTTTAATCTCAGTAGGTGCAATGATGATAGCAGGAGTAGGAGTTAACTCTACTGACATTGAAGAAATAATTGCTGGGATAGCTCTATTACCTCTCTTCGTATTTAATGAAAGCAGAGTTCATTCTCCAATAATTAACCTTAAGGTGTTTAGAATAAGGCTTCTGTCTTTCTCTTTGCTAGCAAGTTTATTCCAAGGAATAGGTGCACTGTCAATAACCTTTTTGCTCATAATGTACTTACAAGGAGTTAGAGGATTGACTCCATTACAGTCATCTCTTCTTTTAACTCCAGGCTACGTTGTCGCAAGCGTGCTAGCTCCTTTCATGGGAAGAGTAGCTGACAGAGGAAAGCCCGGATTACTAGCAGGGATAGGATTAATATTCATCTTTGCTTCTCTCATGATCTATTACTTTGATTTAACACCTATAACTCCTTATTGCATAATTCTAGGAATAACTGCAGTGACTGGAATAGGCTCTGCAATGTTCTGGCCTTCTAATGCTACTGCTGTAATGTTCTCTGCTCCTAAAGAGTACTACGGTTCTATATCTGGAATTTCAAGGACTTTAGGCAGTATAGGTACTGCGTTGAGTTATGTTATGACAATTACCGTAGCAACTTTGGTAATACCCAGGCAAGTTGCCTTTGAAATATTTCTAGGAACTAACGTTCTTGATGGTAACGTTAGTAATGCATTTGTTAATGGTCTGCATTTTGCTTTTCTCGTTTCTGCAATAATAATAGTTATAGCTACACTATTCTCAATACTCGGAGGATCTACTAACGTTAAAAGGTCTTATTAA
- a CDS encoding nucleotidyltransferase domain-containing protein, translated as MNLKDYLEKLKSFNWKDYNLYYVVLFGSLAKKGEGNDVDIAVEFKKKDVSLEDYMKLWKDLSDYLDTEKIDLVMINDDTDCYLIHEVFNYGLILYKEAWSIAHRRAVVCEDFLIDAKKLDLVGREVRAVMKKWQS; from the coding sequence GTGAACCTTAAAGATTACTTAGAGAAACTTAAGTCCTTTAACTGGAAGGACTATAACTTATATTACGTAGTTCTATTCGGTTCACTGGCTAAGAAAGGTGAAGGTAACGACGTTGATATTGCAGTAGAATTTAAAAAGAAGGACGTAAGCCTTGAAGACTACATGAAATTGTGGAAAGATCTCTCTGATTACTTAGATACTGAAAAGATTGACTTAGTTATGATAAACGACGACACCGACTGCTACCTGATTCATGAAGTGTTTAACTACGGATTAATTCTTTATAAAGAAGCCTGGTCTATTGCACACAGGAGGGCTGTAGTTTGTGAGGACTTTTTAATAGATGCTAAGAAACTTGATTTAGTAGGGAGGGAAGTGAGGGCAGTGATGAAGAAATGGCAATCTTAG
- a CDS encoding mandelate racemase/muconate lactonizing enzyme family protein, with amino-acid sequence MKIQEIEPIVLTSKEKGGATWASTMIVVKVTTSNGAVGYGEAVPTLRIISVYNAIKQVSKAFIGKEVEEVEKNYHEWYRQDFYLARSFESATATSAIDIASWDILGKELGAPIYKLLGGKFRDKVLVYANGWYSDCVTPDDFATKAKEIVKMGYKGLKFDPFGQYYDWIDEKGLREAEERVKAVREAVGDEVYIMIEHHGRFNANSSIKIAHVLEKYNPLFMEEPVHHEDIEGYKKYRSSTKVTVALGERLISLKEAMFYIDNRLADVLQPDITNIGGVTIARKVVTLAEANDVEIAFHNAFGSIQNAVSVQLSAVIPNLLILENFYDWFPQWKRDLVYNGTPVEDGYVKVPDKPGIGVDVNEKLVEELKAEPIPLDVVEEPVWVVKNTWRGY; translated from the coding sequence ATGAAGATCCAAGAAATAGAACCTATCGTATTAACTTCTAAGGAAAAGGGAGGAGCTACATGGGCTTCTACAATGATAGTAGTTAAAGTAACTACTTCCAACGGTGCAGTAGGTTACGGTGAAGCAGTACCAACGCTGAGGATAATTTCAGTATATAATGCAATAAAACAAGTTTCAAAGGCCTTCATAGGTAAGGAAGTTGAGGAAGTAGAAAAGAATTACCACGAGTGGTACAGGCAGGACTTTTATTTAGCTAGGTCTTTTGAGTCAGCAACTGCAACTTCTGCAATAGACATTGCCTCATGGGATATTTTAGGTAAAGAGCTTGGTGCACCTATTTACAAGCTTTTAGGAGGGAAATTTAGAGACAAAGTTTTAGTTTACGCAAACGGTTGGTATTCCGACTGCGTTACTCCTGACGATTTTGCTACAAAAGCTAAAGAAATAGTAAAGATGGGTTACAAAGGATTGAAGTTTGATCCATTTGGTCAATACTACGACTGGATAGATGAAAAAGGATTGAGAGAGGCAGAAGAGAGAGTTAAAGCAGTTAGAGAAGCAGTAGGTGATGAAGTTTACATAATGATTGAACACCACGGAAGGTTTAACGCTAACTCCTCTATAAAAATTGCGCATGTCCTGGAAAAATACAACCCACTCTTTATGGAAGAACCAGTACACCACGAGGACATTGAAGGTTATAAAAAGTACAGATCTTCAACTAAAGTTACCGTGGCTTTGGGAGAGAGGTTAATAAGCCTTAAGGAGGCAATGTTCTACATTGATAATAGATTAGCTGATGTTTTACAACCGGATATTACAAACATAGGAGGAGTTACTATAGCGAGAAAAGTAGTTACATTAGCTGAGGCAAATGACGTTGAAATTGCATTCCACAACGCCTTCGGTTCAATACAGAACGCTGTTTCAGTTCAACTTAGTGCAGTAATTCCTAACCTTCTAATTTTGGAAAACTTCTACGACTGGTTCCCGCAATGGAAGAGGGATTTAGTTTATAACGGAACTCCAGTAGAAGACGGCTACGTTAAGGTTCCAGATAAGCCTGGCATAGGAGTTGACGTTAATGAGAAGCTCGTTGAGGAGCTAAAAGCTGAACCTATTCCTCTTGACGTTGTAGAAGAACCAGTATGGGTAGTTAAGAACACTTGGAGGGGATACTGA
- a CDS encoding amino acid permease codes for MKLNLLEATAVGLGNIIGAGIFVMAGSIIYLAGPGALLSFIITGLLAMSIGLNSAELASKFPKTEGGVYSFAKLTMGDTVGFLVGWMRMISYSVSGAATALGFASYLPFPSLDYLIAGLLIIILGLIYLAGLKLASEIETVLVIINIIGLVSFISFAIIVGKFLPSHFTPIAPHGTQGILSGASLAFFAYSGFNTIATLTPDVEDGERKVPKAIILSLIITSVLYILVVFSMLYILPWQIYGTQGNPLSFALQEIHAPYYVIILVSSTAVFATVTVTLSTIIATVRTLKQMADDDLIPRRFSKNLPSAVVVLGIMVASLGLGNVELIGLVSNFGTVFSYVTTAAAVIISRRRGITGKFSSPAYPLLQILSIVLSLVVIASLGKDSLMLGALSLIIGLLLHEVHVQINVIEKGKTLNPHGKLS; via the coding sequence GTGAAACTAAACTTACTTGAAGCGACTGCAGTAGGCTTAGGTAACATTATAGGTGCAGGAATTTTCGTAATGGCAGGAAGCATAATTTATTTAGCTGGTCCAGGAGCTCTCCTGTCTTTCATTATCACTGGATTACTGGCAATGAGCATTGGCTTAAACAGTGCAGAACTTGCATCTAAATTCCCCAAGACAGAGGGGGGAGTTTATTCCTTTGCTAAGCTGACTATGGGAGATACTGTAGGATTTTTAGTTGGCTGGATGAGGATGATATCTTATTCAGTCTCTGGCGCTGCAACAGCTTTAGGCTTCGCAAGTTACTTACCTTTTCCTTCTTTAGATTATTTAATTGCTGGACTTTTGATAATTATTCTAGGATTAATTTACCTTGCTGGATTAAAGCTTGCTTCAGAAATAGAGACCGTGTTAGTTATAATAAATATAATAGGTTTAGTTTCCTTCATCTCGTTCGCAATCATAGTAGGAAAATTCCTCCCTTCTCACTTTACTCCTATAGCTCCTCACGGAACTCAAGGAATACTTTCCGGAGCTTCCTTAGCTTTTTTTGCTTATTCTGGGTTTAATACTATAGCTACTTTAACTCCTGACGTTGAAGACGGAGAGAGAAAAGTGCCTAAGGCAATAATACTCTCGCTGATCATTACTTCCGTACTTTACATCCTAGTAGTTTTCTCAATGCTTTACATCCTACCATGGCAAATTTACGGTACTCAAGGAAATCCTTTATCCTTCGCTTTACAGGAAATTCACGCACCTTATTACGTCATAATCCTAGTATCGTCAACTGCAGTATTTGCGACAGTTACAGTTACGCTTTCAACTATAATCGCTACTGTAAGGACTTTAAAACAAATGGCTGACGATGATTTAATACCCAGAAGATTCTCTAAGAATTTGCCTTCCGCAGTAGTAGTATTGGGAATAATGGTTGCCTCTCTGGGACTTGGAAACGTTGAATTGATAGGCTTAGTTTCTAATTTCGGTACAGTTTTCTCTTACGTCACTACTGCCGCTGCGGTAATCATATCTAGAAGGAGGGGAATTACCGGAAAGTTCTCATCTCCTGCATATCCTTTACTCCAGATATTGTCCATAGTGCTGTCCTTAGTAGTAATAGCTTCGCTTGGTAAAGATAGCCTAATGCTTGGTGCACTTTCTTTAATAATAGGTTTACTACTTCATGAGGTTCATGTTCAAATTAATGTAATAGAAAAAGGTAAAACTTTAAACCCACACGGTAAATTAAGTTAA
- a CDS encoding protein-L-isoaspartate O-methyltransferase, with translation MKEEIAKKIKNRELLEAFKKVDRSLFLPENLKDYAYTHVDEALPILPGINTTALSLGIYMLDELDLHNEQKVLEIGTGIGYYTALIAEIVDKIVSVEINEKMHNYSSKLLSSYSNVKLVLGDGTLGYEEERPYDRVIVWASSPTLLCKPYEQLREGGIMILPIGISRVQKLYKVVKKGNKPVFENLGEVLFGRIGGLYGFYDDYDDIEDRLSRLERQIRSIFSKLEKKV, from the coding sequence ATGAAAGAGGAAATTGCAAAGAAGATAAAAAACAGAGAACTTCTAGAAGCATTCAAAAAAGTTGATAGGTCATTATTCTTACCAGAGAACTTGAAGGATTATGCTTACACTCACGTTGATGAGGCACTCCCTATTTTGCCCGGAATAAATACTACAGCTTTAAGTTTAGGAATTTACATGCTTGATGAGCTCGACCTTCACAATGAGCAGAAGGTTTTGGAAATAGGTACTGGAATAGGATATTATACTGCATTAATTGCGGAAATTGTTGATAAGATTGTTAGCGTCGAGATAAACGAGAAAATGCATAATTACTCCTCTAAGCTTCTTTCCTCTTACAGTAACGTAAAGCTAGTTCTGGGCGATGGGACTCTAGGTTATGAGGAAGAAAGACCTTATGATAGGGTAATAGTCTGGGCTTCATCTCCCACTCTCCTGTGTAAGCCTTACGAACAACTTAGGGAAGGAGGAATAATGATTTTACCGATAGGAATTAGTAGGGTACAGAAGCTTTACAAGGTAGTTAAGAAAGGAAATAAACCAGTATTTGAAAACCTTGGGGAAGTATTGTTCGGAAGAATTGGAGGGCTTTACGGTTTTTATGACGATTACGACGATATAGAGGATAGGTTAAGTAGGTTGGAGAGGCAGATAAGGTCTATCTTTAGTAAGTTAGAGAAGAAAGTTTAA
- a CDS encoding transposase — MERTVKLRVKVDYETYKKLKEVEEEYKEVLEEAVNYGHTNKTTSFTRIKAGIYRTEREKHVDLPSHYIYTACEDASERLGSFEKMKKRSRAYTNRPSIRRVTVHLDDHLWKFSLNKVSIATKHGKVSLSPLFPKIFWRYYNSSWRVASEARFKLLKGNVVELYMIFKKDEQKTYTPQGIIPVDLNENAISLLVHGKPVLLETMTKKTTLGYEYKRRKITTGNSTKDRDTKRKLRKLRERDKKVDVRRKFAKLIVKEALESRSAIVLEDLPRNTPEHMIKDVRDPQLRLRIYRSAFSSVKGQIIEKAREFGVPVILVNPAYTSSTCPVHGCKVLYPPNGSPALRVGRCEKGGELWHRDVVALYNLLRRAGHVSLMPLGSKESHDPPTVKLGRWLRAKSLHQIEDKMIEMRV, encoded by the coding sequence ATGGAGAGGACAGTAAAGCTGAGGGTTAAAGTGGACTACGAGACCTACAAGAAGCTGAAAGAGGTAGAGGAGGAGTATAAGGAGGTTCTAGAAGAGGCAGTAAATTATGGGCATACAAACAAAACTACCTCCTTCACTAGGATAAAGGCTGGGATTTATAGGACTGAGAGGGAGAAACACGTGGATTTACCGTCACACTATATTTACACGGCTTGTGAGGACGCCAGTGAAAGGTTGGGCAGTTTTGAGAAAATGAAGAAGAGAAGCAGGGCTTATACTAACAGACCGTCGATAAGGAGAGTGACAGTACACTTAGATGACCACTTGTGGAAGTTCAGCCTTAATAAAGTCTCGATAGCTACAAAACATGGTAAGGTTTCTCTATCTCCACTCTTCCCTAAAATATTCTGGAGGTACTACAATAGCAGTTGGAGGGTTGCAAGTGAGGCTAGGTTTAAGTTATTAAAGGGTAATGTTGTGGAACTCTACATGATCTTTAAGAAGGACGAGCAAAAAACTTACACTCCCCAAGGCATTATCCCAGTAGACTTAAATGAAAACGCTATATCACTCCTAGTTCACGGGAAACCAGTACTTTTAGAGACTATGACGAAGAAGACCACTCTCGGTTATGAGTACAAGAGGAGGAAAATTACTACTGGTAACTCTACTAAGGATAGGGATACGAAGAGGAAGTTAAGGAAATTGAGGGAGAGGGATAAGAAGGTAGACGTTAGGAGGAAGTTTGCTAAGCTAATCGTTAAGGAAGCGTTGGAAAGTAGGAGTGCCATAGTCTTGGAGGACTTACCAAGAAATACTCCAGAGCATATGATTAAGGACGTGAGGGATCCTCAACTTAGGTTGAGGATTTATCGTTCTGCATTTTCTTCTGTAAAGGGGCAGATTATAGAGAAAGCTAGGGAGTTCGGTGTTCCAGTGATTTTGGTCAACCCAGCATATACTTCTTCCACATGCCCAGTACATGGCTGTAAGGTTCTCTACCCGCCCAATGGGAGCCCTGCTCTAAGGGTGGGTAGGTGTGAGAAAGGGGGAGAACTGTGGCACAGGGACGTAGTAGCTCTGTATAACCTCTTGAGGAGGGCTGGACATGTGAGCCTAATGCCGTTAGGCTCGAAGGAGTCCCATGACCCACCTACCGTAAAATTGGGTAGGTGGTTGAGGGCTAAGTCCCTACACCAGATTGAAGATAAAATGATTGAAATGAGAGTGTAG
- the treH1 gene encoding alpha,alpha-trehalase TreH1, translated as MQLGFISNQRISAIIQGTSIVWFPVPKFDSPSIFTKLLDEDGGEFSIVPEKVSLGIKQYYEHPLVLTTEVSTEKGLLKITDLLPLGETVIIRKVESEIPFKVVFKPFFKYALYRPIVLKDSFINSKGRDCIGFLYKWDGKVKREGSFTWRFSEGKGFLIANYSTDKEHGAFSERGKSLRLDFEKPFENTIKYWESFEVKSKAFEDLYRSSVYVLLGSIYSPSGASIAAPTTSLPEAVGGSRNWDYRFAWVRDSSITAEALINAGFIIEARRIINFLLSLVNFTSKPFYYPLYTVEGTIPPPEVKLMWLSGYKNSRPVRIGNAASKQIQLDVEGFFLNAVYKYFEKTGDSVLIKDVFDKVEHIADWVSENWLMKDSGIWEDRGEPQHYTHSKIMMWVALDRAGKLAEYIGKEDRWKESRESLRKWILENCVANGYFARFAGSEDIDSSILSAPLYGFVSEKDELFLNTLSKIEKELKVGNFVKRYKTDFMGEAKHPFLLTTLWLARVYVRLGKIEEAKKILSSIEEISDSLKLVGEHVDVEKKEFTGNFPQVFVHAEIVNLIKEIEESTKA; from the coding sequence ATGCAGTTAGGTTTTATATCAAACCAGAGGATTTCCGCAATTATTCAAGGAACTTCAATAGTCTGGTTTCCGGTACCTAAGTTTGACTCGCCATCAATATTTACAAAACTCTTGGATGAAGATGGAGGAGAGTTCTCAATAGTCCCGGAGAAAGTTTCCCTAGGTATTAAACAATATTATGAACACCCCCTAGTGCTAACTACTGAAGTTAGCACTGAAAAAGGATTGCTTAAAATTACCGATTTATTGCCTTTAGGAGAAACTGTAATAATAAGGAAAGTAGAGAGCGAAATCCCCTTTAAAGTAGTTTTTAAACCTTTCTTTAAGTATGCTCTTTATAGGCCTATAGTATTGAAGGACAGTTTCATTAACTCCAAGGGAAGGGACTGCATAGGTTTCCTCTATAAATGGGACGGAAAAGTTAAGAGAGAAGGATCGTTTACTTGGAGATTTTCTGAAGGAAAAGGATTCTTAATAGCTAATTATTCAACAGACAAAGAACACGGAGCTTTCAGCGAAAGAGGAAAGTCCCTAAGGCTGGATTTTGAAAAACCTTTCGAGAATACTATAAAATATTGGGAAAGCTTTGAAGTAAAGTCTAAAGCATTTGAAGACCTTTACAGATCTTCAGTTTACGTACTCTTAGGGTCAATTTATTCCCCTTCCGGAGCTTCAATTGCTGCGCCAACAACTTCCTTACCAGAAGCTGTAGGAGGGTCGAGAAACTGGGATTACCGCTTTGCCTGGGTAAGGGATTCTTCAATAACTGCTGAAGCTTTAATTAATGCAGGGTTCATTATAGAAGCTAGGAGAATAATCAATTTTCTCCTCTCCTTAGTTAATTTCACTTCTAAGCCGTTCTATTATCCTTTGTACACGGTGGAAGGAACTATACCTCCTCCTGAAGTTAAATTAATGTGGTTATCCGGATATAAGAACTCAAGGCCGGTTAGGATAGGAAATGCGGCATCAAAACAAATACAACTCGACGTTGAAGGGTTCTTCTTAAATGCAGTCTACAAGTACTTTGAGAAGACCGGAGATAGTGTATTAATAAAGGATGTGTTTGATAAGGTTGAACATATTGCAGACTGGGTTTCCGAAAATTGGCTAATGAAAGACTCAGGAATATGGGAGGATAGAGGAGAACCTCAACACTATACTCATTCTAAAATAATGATGTGGGTCGCTTTGGACAGAGCAGGGAAGCTTGCGGAATATATAGGCAAGGAAGATAGGTGGAAGGAAAGTAGAGAGTCGTTAAGGAAATGGATTTTAGAAAACTGCGTAGCAAATGGCTATTTTGCAAGATTTGCGGGAAGTGAGGATATAGACTCATCCATACTTTCAGCCCCTCTATACGGTTTTGTAAGCGAGAAAGACGAACTGTTCTTGAATACATTATCAAAGATTGAAAAGGAACTTAAGGTAGGAAACTTCGTCAAAAGATATAAGACAGACTTCATGGGAGAGGCTAAGCATCCGTTCCTTTTAACTACACTTTGGTTAGCCAGAGTTTACGTAAGGTTAGGGAAAATTGAGGAGGCAAAGAAGATCCTTTCGAGTATAGAGGAGATTTCCGACAGTCTGAAGCTTGTAGGAGAGCATGTAGATGTTGAGAAGAAGGAATTTACTGGTAACTTCCCGCAAGTGTTTGTCCATGCAGAAATAGTTAACCTAATAAAGGAAATTGAGGAAAGTACAAAGGCATAA
- a CDS encoding IS607 family transposase, whose product MERLLRPKEACQLLGISYSTLLRWIREGKIRAVMTEGGKYRIPYNEVKKYLERREESRAVIYARVSSTDQKEDLERQINYLTNYATAKGYKVVEALKDVASGLNTQRKGLLKLFKLVESRSIDIVLITYKDRLTKFSFEYLEEFFSAMGVRIEVVFGEEPKDTRELVEDLISIITSFAGKIYGMRSHKKTLFVQGVKKLIGELNGEDSKAEG is encoded by the coding sequence GTGGAGAGGCTGTTAAGACCTAAGGAGGCTTGCCAACTGTTAGGAATTTCATACTCAACACTCTTGAGGTGGATTAGGGAAGGCAAGATTAGGGCAGTAATGACTGAAGGTGGGAAGTATAGGATACCCTACAACGAGGTAAAGAAGTACTTGGAGAGGAGGGAGGAGAGTAGGGCAGTAATTTACGCTAGGGTATCATCGACTGACCAAAAGGAGGATTTGGAGAGACAAATAAACTACTTAACAAATTACGCGACAGCGAAGGGTTACAAAGTAGTTGAAGCGTTAAAAGACGTTGCTAGTGGGTTAAATACGCAGAGGAAGGGACTGCTAAAGCTGTTCAAACTAGTCGAGAGCAGAAGTATAGACATCGTGTTAATAACATACAAGGACAGACTGACCAAGTTCAGCTTTGAATACTTGGAGGAGTTCTTCTCAGCAATGGGAGTCAGGATAGAGGTAGTTTTTGGCGAAGAGCCTAAGGACACACGAGAACTCGTAGAAGACCTGATCTCCATCATAACCTCATTTGCTGGAAAAATTTATGGAATGAGGAGCCACAAGAAGACGTTGTTCGTACAGGGCGTAAAAAAATTGATTGGTGAGTTAAATGGAGAGGACAGTAAAGCTGAGGGTTAA
- a CDS encoding NTPase has translation MKRIFITGRPGVGKTTLLKFLVNELVRRGYKVVGFYCPEVREGGKRVGFKIVSIPSGKDGWLAKLGEGKIKVGKYAVQEEAEEVVKEVKNSLPTAQVIAIDEIGPMELSIPSVRDFINEVLKAEKPLIAVVHRSIKLEGETYILTEENRDSLRGELLEKVLGMLRS, from the coding sequence GTGAAGAGAATTTTTATTACCGGTAGACCGGGAGTAGGGAAAACTACCCTCCTTAAGTTTTTAGTTAATGAATTGGTGAGGAGAGGGTATAAGGTCGTAGGATTTTATTGCCCAGAAGTTAGGGAAGGAGGTAAAAGGGTAGGTTTTAAAATAGTCAGCATTCCTTCAGGAAAAGATGGTTGGTTGGCTAAATTAGGTGAAGGTAAAATAAAGGTAGGAAAATACGCTGTGCAAGAAGAGGCTGAAGAAGTTGTGAAAGAGGTTAAGAACTCTCTTCCAACTGCTCAGGTTATAGCAATTGATGAAATCGGTCCCATGGAGTTATCAATTCCCTCTGTAAGGGATTTTATAAATGAAGTTTTAAAGGCGGAAAAGCCCTTAATTGCTGTAGTACATAGGAGTATTAAGCTTGAAGGAGAGACTTATATCCTAACTGAGGAAAATAGGGATTCATTAAGGGGAGAATTGCTTGAGAAGGTTCTTGGAATGTTGCGTTCTTAA
- a CDS encoding HepT-like ribonuclease domain-containing protein, which produces MAILDRLLENLKDYTDKLDEANNVDLDNRFNLFAVLHLLQVQARAFIDLAQTLLSNMGVSTQGYRESIRKLFENNLLTAEERDFLISVVRFRNIIVHEYATVNPIFIKKIMENKEYRKILEIAYKLRERAKAYWDC; this is translated from the coding sequence ATGGCAATCTTAGACAGACTACTTGAGAACCTTAAAGATTATACTGATAAACTTGACGAAGCAAACAATGTAGATTTAGATAACCGGTTTAACCTATTTGCAGTGTTACATTTACTTCAAGTCCAAGCTAGAGCTTTCATCGACTTAGCTCAAACCCTTTTATCTAACATGGGAGTTTCAACTCAAGGATATAGAGAGTCAATTAGAAAACTTTTCGAGAATAACTTGCTGACAGCTGAGGAAAGGGACTTCCTAATTTCAGTAGTGAGATTTAGGAACATAATTGTACACGAGTACGCCACGGTTAACCCAATTTTTATCAAGAAGATAATGGAAAATAAAGAGTACAGAAAAATCCTAGAAATTGCGTATAAATTAAGGGAAAGGGCTAAAGCTTACTGGGATTGCTAA
- a CDS encoding class I SAM-dependent methyltransferase — MDKFVTHLLSKDRKKFEDPEKFLPSLIHGVVAELGCGPGYYCQYLIKYAEKVYCVDKNKELLEVAKSLTRDAIFLNEDACKTSIPTSSVDIVLFANSFHDMRDKTKVYEEVKRILKPEGEVIIVDWKKDASLGPPKNIRMSKEDYLRVFSDFYLEKEFEVGPYHFGLVLKRRS, encoded by the coding sequence ATGGATAAATTTGTTACCCACTTGCTAAGTAAAGATAGGAAAAAGTTCGAAGACCCAGAAAAATTCCTCCCTTCACTTATCCACGGTGTCGTAGCTGAGTTAGGTTGCGGTCCAGGATACTATTGCCAATACTTGATTAAGTATGCTGAGAAGGTTTACTGTGTTGATAAAAACAAGGAATTACTTGAAGTTGCTAAAAGTCTTACAAGGGATGCAATTTTCCTCAATGAAGATGCCTGCAAAACTTCTATACCTACTTCATCGGTAGATATAGTGCTCTTTGCAAATTCTTTTCACGATATGAGAGACAAGACTAAGGTCTACGAAGAAGTTAAAAGGATACTTAAGCCTGAAGGTGAAGTAATCATTGTGGACTGGAAGAAGGATGCTAGCTTAGGACCACCTAAAAATATAAGGATGAGTAAAGAGGACTACTTGAGAGTATTCTCTGATTTTTACTTAGAAAAAGAATTTGAAGTCGGACCTTATCATTTCGGTTTAGTATTAAAGAGAAGGAGTTAA